From Theileria orientalis strain Shintoku DNA, chromosome 4, complete genome, the proteins below share one genomic window:
- a CDS encoding Pumilio RNA-binding region repeat containing protein: MRYHDTVVYLNSLREKISQSLQESSNEDKFILASNVLSEINHYIPKLAADPNHSLVLEELFELLVMSLEDGGHFGEKRELGLKVLTNLLTSGEFANLAKETFGSHVLQTAINCVTSFVKFDKKFDTLLMHIANKIEEECLFELAHHVSGSYILRSIMSSLVNELYKKKAPTKKHVLEEVHVDKEKIPEWRKEKLFHWGTLFLKDMKSTSKTTQSSATFSLLVTLLHATDQLEKEDMLLSIIMETIPLLKNSKNTSYILQTIMPLCTNVEYTYIYNNLVVKDLENICNDLYLNYVVQSFIENSHFQKSHLEFMIENLNIKNLANSKSSSIAWKLCKACIDLYTCQEQFYKKLLDDFGVKEENRFWFVVTSAGRSDSEILLRPSGCSVLTYLVKFQKSVIGEAVSSFKHFLNHAVESGKFVEVCCDVYFSRVLQNVFDVRLALLPEKYVRKLLPVFEASLVELCLDIGGSHVLYGFFSLLRAQDKVALLSKMLDHYETIKSRNSKFARMVNLSEFKANRKLYIKKLEKNESVRELFKDIVG, from the exons ATGAGATACCACGACACAGTAGTGTATCTAAACAGTCTTCGGGAAAAAATTTCGCAGTCGCTACAGGAATCATCGAACGAAGATAAGTTTATACTTGCTTCCAACGTGCTGTCGGAAATAAACCACTAT ATACCGAAGCTGGCAGCGGATCCGAACCACTCGTTGGTGTTGGAGGAGTTGTTTGAGCTGTTGGTAATGTCTCTGGAGGACGGAGGCCACTTCGGGGAGAAGAGGGAGCTGGGCCTGAAGGTGTTGACGAACCTGCTCACGAGCGGAGAGTTCGCAAACCTGGCAAAAGAAACGTTCGGGTCCCACGTACTGCAGACGGCAATAAACTGTGTGACGTCCTTCgtaaaatttgataaaaagtTCGACACTCTGCTGATGCACATCGCGAATAAAATAGA GGAGGAGTGTTTGTTTGAGCTCGCACACCACGTCTCAGGGTCCTATATACTGCGTTCAATAATGTCGTCGCTGGTCAACGAACTGTATAAGAAGAAAGCGCCAACGAAGA AACACGTTCTCGAGGAGGTGCACGTGGACAAGGAG AAAATACCAGAATGGCGAAAAGAAAAGCTGTTCCACTGGGGAACATTGTTTCTGAAAGATATGAAAAGCACGTCGAAGACGACGCAGTCCTCAGCGACGTTCTCACTGTTAGTGACACTGTTGCACGCGACAGACCAACTGG AAAAGGAAGACATGTTGCTGTCAATAATAATGGAAACGATACCCCTGCTGAAGAATTCGAAGAACACGAGCTACATTCTGCAGACGATAATGCCGCTCTGCACAAACGTGGagtacacatacatatacaataaCCTGGTGgtgaaggacctggaaaacatatGCAACGATTTGTACCTGAACTACGTAGTACAGTCGTTTATAGAAAACAGCCACTTTCAAAAGTCGCACCTGGAGTTCATGATAGAGA AtcttaatattaaaaatctGGCAAATTCGAAGAGCAGCTCAATCGCATGGAAGCTGTGTAAAGCGTGCATCGACCTGTACACGTGCCAGGAGCAGTTCTATAAAAAGCTGCTGGATGACTTTGGagtgaaggaggaaaacagGTTCTGGTTTGTGGTGACCTCCGCAGGAAGAAGCGACTCGGAGATACTGCTGAGGCCCTCAGGATGCTCAGTGCTGACCTACCTGGTTAAGTTCCAAAAGTCAGTGATAGGAGAGGCGGTGTCCTCGTTTAAGCACTTCCTGAACCACGCAGTGGAAAGCGGGAAGTTCGTGGAGGTCTGCTGCGACGTGTACTTCTCGCGAGTGCTGCAGAACGTCTTCGACGTGAGGCTGGCGCTCCTCCCGGAGAAGTACGTGAGGAAGCTGCTGCCAGTGTTCGAGGCGAGCCTGGTGGAGCTGTGTCTGGACATAGGAGGCTCCCACGTGCTCTACGGCTTCTTCAGCCTCCTGAGG GCCCAGGACAAGGTGGCCCTGCTGTCAAAGATGCTGGACCACTACGAAACGATCAAGTCGAGGAACAGTAAGTTCGCAAGAATGGTGAATCTGTCGGAGTTCAAGGCAAACAGGAAGCTGTATAtaaagaagctggaaaagAACGAGTCGGTAAGAGAGTTGTTCAAGGATATAGTGGGATGA
- a CDS encoding uncharacterized protein (alpha/beta hydrolase fold-1 domain containing protein) produces MKDYTNREPTVERIRAVSSIQDDYSEFKNKTAIKRIFDPVSELYWTYYENITLKKSSKSDKSDPTIVLLHGICGTAGCYFYLFNKLTELGYRCISAQYPEYLTPYEWIAGFLHFIEYLNLSKPCVFGSDLGGFLLQLFVQRYPDSLNSIILCNSYRRTDAFSVSPEFRDIYGNIYSILPHIILKGLYIEYYICPKNDDYNQHKVELREQYAKEFMAYELDQLSSNDLGSRITLQLTGEYVYDKDLSGFKKDKILLIETNNNNIPEELTQDIKAWYKNSKVGYIKNGGDFPYLTRPDEIAVYIQVHLNNIKYSQENNYNKLLSSDSFNDSRGKTKTGNISRDEKVEIDYDSENSVINL; encoded by the exons ATGAAAGATTATACCAACCGTGAACcaa ctGTCGAACGTATTCGTGCTGTCAGTTCCATTCAGGACGACTATTCCGAGTTTAAGAATAAAACTGCCATTAAACGCATTTTCGACCCAGTGAGTGAGTTGTACTGGACATATTATGAGAATATTACTTTGAAAAAATCCTCAAAGTCCGACAAAAGTGATCCTACCATCGTATTGTTGCACGGCATTTGCGGTACTGCCGGATGctacttttatttgttcAATAAACTGACAGAACTG GGATACAGGTGCATATCCGCTCAGTATCCTGAGTATTTAACGCCGTATGAGTGGATTGCCGGGTTTTTACACTTTATAGAATACTTAAATTTGAGCAAGCCCTGCGTTTTTGGCAGTGACTTGGGAGGATTTCTTCTGCAATTGTTCGTTCAACGTTATCCTGATTCACTAAATAGCATAATTCTTTGCAATTCGTACAGAAG GACTGATGCCTTCAGTGTATCGCCTGAATTTCGTGACATTTATGGCAATATTTACTCTATTCTCccacatattattttaaagggCTTGTACATTGagtattatatttgtcCTAAGAATGACGACTACAATCAACATAAAGTTGAATTGCGGGAGCAGTATGCTAAGGAGTTCATGGCGTATGAATTGGACCAGTTATCATCTAACGATTTGGGATCACGAATAAC GCTACAATTAACTGGCGAATATGTTTACGATAAGGACCTGAGTGGCtttaaaaaggataaaatattgcTCATAGAAaccaataataataacatcCCAGAGGAGCTTACACAGGACATAAAAGCATG GTATAAAAACTCTAAGGTTGGatacattaaaaacggTGGCGACTTCCCCTATCTAACTCGCCCCGATGAAATTGCTGTATACATTCAGGTTCATTTAAACAACATTAAGTATTCTCAAGAGAATAACTACAATAAACTCCTGTCATCGGACAGCTTCAATGATTCTCGCGGTAAAACTAAGACCGGTAACATTAGTAGGGATGAAAAGGTTGAAATTGACTACGATTCTGAGAACAGCGTAATCAATTTATAG
- a CDS encoding uncharacterized protein (leucine carboxyl methyltransferase family protein), whose amino-acid sequence MDLQFDPSMNPSTFSPQSAVEKRNCVEKGYYEDEFIVHICPKTSQSPVLSIFDYIRVVGNRTVISHFFSNFKNQKVQLVNLGCGMDSLSLWVMTKFTNCVCYDLDLEFQTRVKKDIILESEELLSIFPTHRHTESSFHSDRYHLVISKCTTMSKAPSIFINHEHVINKGPIYEAGRIALKVFDIIFNTLQNNKTPVYTVCEYPNVEAQANRYKSLGWDDISVLFYTHVYNYIFDKDERIRVTKIEDFKEFHTLGLYCSSTMFGVATKNCDALQEFVKMITVPKTSKVEEGDPLIPHFSEDELDKEEPGPFLKFVEGVFEVTYSTRSEECQRYYRRF is encoded by the exons ATGGACCTGCAATTTGATCCTTCTATGAATCCTTCCACATTTTCTCCTCAGTCGGCAGTTGAGAAGAG GAACTGTGTTGAAAAGGGGTACTATGAGGACGAATTCATTGTACACATATGCCCTAAAACTTCACAATCGCCAGTTTTGAGTATTT TCGATTACATTCGAGTTGTTGGCAACAGAACCGTTATATCACACTTTTTCAGTAACTTTAAGAACCAGAAGGTTCAGCTTGTTAACCTGGGTTGTGGAATGGACTCACTGTCCCTATGGGTCATGACCAAATTTACCAATTGTGTGTGCTACGATTTGGACTTGGAGTTCCAAACCAGAGTTAAGAAGGACATTATACTTGAATCTGAAGAGCTGTTATCTATTTTTCCCACACACAGGCACACAGAATCCTCTTTCCACTCAGATCGATACCACCTA GTCATCAGTAAATGTACCACGATGTCCAAGGCACCATCTATCTTCATTAATCACGAACAC GTGATAAACAAGGGGCCAATTTACGAGGCCGGGAGGATCGCATTAAAGGtttttgatattatttttaatacgCTGCAGAATAACAAAACTCCAGTGTACACAGTATGCGAGTATCCAAATGTTGAAGCTCAAGCCAACAG gTATAAGAGCCTAGGCTGGGATGACATCTCTGTTCTGTTTTATACGCACGTGTACAACTACATTTTTGACAAGGATGAGAGGATTAGAGTAACG AAAATTGAAGACTTTAAGGAATTTCATACTTTGGGACTGTATTGTAGTAGTACTATGTTCGGAGTCGCTACGAAAAACTGTGACGCCTTGCAAGAGTTCGTCAAGATGATTACCGTTCCCAAAACTTCTAAAGTCGAAGAAGGTGATCCTCTAATACCGCATTTTAGTGAGGATGAGCTTGACAAGGAGGAACCGGGTCCGTTCTTGAAGTTCGTCGAGGGCGTCTTTGAAGTAACCTATAGCACAAGGTCTGAGGAGTGCCAAAGATACTACAGAAGATTTTAA
- a CDS encoding uncharacterized protein (leucine carboxyl methyltransferase family protein), with protein sequence MGLLDIKKSAKTAILTRRSSKDLGYFEDEYLDFFSTKSRSPPSINLATYLRVSSLRLCFDEFFGYFKNERVQFLCLGTGLDTTPYHFLETYGNVVCFDHDFEEIMRSKAQIMQKHKKFFELLPDLRASGDYVTSERYKMVPFDLYDFDKISVLLDSGISSALPTLILSDLCMSHLKTKSSNKVLFFVNLYFSSSNGSLTFSKAQFYICVLSPYTDLGWDGFHIKFGAYFYNRLSLSERERVLKIENFTQMELLDNICHLFFLGFAFKNFKDPSFFDFLFHEISATDSKMVSLGNDPLPILEIGRNNVEFVKFYTELSETPIDCVTF encoded by the exons ATGGGCCTTTTGGACATAAAGAAGAGTGCCAAAACGGCAATTTTGACAAGAAG ATCTTCCAAGGACCTCGGCTATTTCGAGGATGAATACCTTGACTTCTTCTCAACTAAGTCTAGAAGCCCACCTTCTATCAACCTGG CTACGTATTTGAGGGTTTCTTCCCTGAGATTGTGCTTTGACGAGTTTTTCgggtattttaaaaacgaaAGGGTTCAATTTCTTTGTTTGGGGACTGGTTTGGACACTACTCCCTACCACTTCCTTGAGACCTATGGCAATGTGGTCTGCTTCGACCACGATTTTGAGGAGATCATGAGGTCCAAAGCCCAGATTATGCAAAAGcataaaaaattttttGAACTTCTCCCTGATTTAAGGGCCTCTGGCGATTATGTGACCTCCGAACGCTACAAAATG GTCCCCTTTGATTTGTAcgattttgataaaatatcCGTCTTGTTAGACTCTGGAATCTCCAGCGCTTTGCCTACTCTTATTTTAAGTGACTTATGCATGAGCCACTTGAAGACTAAATCTTCAAATAAGGTACTTTTCTTTGTTAATCTTtacttcagctcctccaaTGGTTCGCTGACTTTTTCAAAGGCCcagttttatatttgtgtcTTGAGCCC ATACACTGATCTTGGCTGGGATGGATTTCACATTAAGTTTGGCGCTTACTTTTATAATAGGCTAAGCTTATCTGAAAGAGAGCGCGTTCTG aaaattgaaaattttaCTCAGATGGAGCTATTAGATAATATTTGTCACCTTTTTTTCCTTGGATTCGCCTTTAAGAATTTCAAGGATCCTAGCTTCTTCGACTTTCTTTTTCACGAAATCAGTGCCACTGATTCAAAAATGGTTTCCTTAGGAAACGACCCTCTCCCTATTCTTGAAATTGGTAGGAACAATGTTGAGTTCGTCAAGTTTTACACTGAGCTCTCTGAAACCCCTATAGACTGCGTaaccttttaa